One window of the Podospora pseudopauciseta strain CBS 411.78 chromosome 4, whole genome shotgun sequence genome contains the following:
- a CDS encoding hypothetical protein (EggNog:ENOG503PE6F) yields MASTDNGKRSFESADSDQASTFLPTGAAFIGYRPFQSIMNLHSNFLGVVNALKTFKLCGATEDGFLYLVEAHFGFTPRGPLHFGPGYYLRNGTSPKSPILAATGDEFPLPLSSSFSGQRRR; encoded by the coding sequence ATGGCCAGCACAGATAATGGAAAACGCTCATTTGAGAGCGCTGACTCCGACCAGGCATCGACGTTTCTCCCTACCGGTGCCGCCTTCATCGGATACCGCCCCTTTCAATCCATAATGAACCTCCACAGCAATTTCTTAGGAGTAGTCAACGCGCTAAAGACATTCAAGCTCTGCGGTGCCACCGAAGACGGCTTTCTCTACCTCGTCGAGGCACACTTCGGCTTCACTCCCCGCGGCCCCCTTCACTTCGGACCCGGTTACTACCTCCGCAACGGAACCAGCCCCAAGAGCCCCATCCTCGCTGCCACGGGGGATGAGTTTCCGCTGCCGCTCTCGTCCAGCTTTTCAGGCCAAAGACGGCGGTAA